The genomic stretch CAACAGTTTATCCTGAGTGCACCGAACTGCTCAAAGAATTTCTTTTGCCTCCACTGTACTTACTAGAGTTAGGATTTTAAGGGTTCAGCTTACTCCCTCTCTACACCTCAAATGTGTTATTTGCTTCTGATTTTGTGGAAAATTTCAGTTCACAGCcctttttcattgttttgttaTGTACATCTAGGCACCTGAGCAAAATACACCAGAGAACATTTCAGCAATGCTTGTTATTAAACTGCCTATCTTTTTTGcttatattatttctttttttttccaattacatGCTTTCCCACTCTACTAAAATATCTATTCACATGCTACATGTTGAATAAAATTCTCCAAGTCAGCTAGGGAATCGTAAAGAGAATCATCTGTGTCTTGACTTCTGAGAAAATTTCGAAGAGTATCTAAAGCACTCAAAGCCTCATTTTTGGATGGTAAAGGCTGTTCAGCTCCCTGAAGTCGATCACcttcatcctcatcttcatcaccaACAAATGTCTCAGCTTTATCTGATGCGCTTTCTTTGGCACACATCCTTTCATTATTTGTGGGCACTTCGTAAGTTACTAAGCAATCATCTAGAGCTGCATATTCTTCCAAAGACAAACCTTCTGGAAACTCTACTCCAGCTGCCCGTGCATATGCAATCAAATCAAAATCACTTTCAACCTCTTTGTCCTTATCATTTGTCTCAGTTTCTAATTTGAAAGTTGCTCCATTGTAACTTTTTACAATAGTCTCTGGTGTTACTTCCCTCCAGCACAGGTACAACATCTCAATTGCATCAAGAAGGGTCAGCATAAACTCTTTATTGCTTTCTACACAGTCAATAAATCTTTTGATAAGACAGTGCCTGTATTTAACCTTCAGACTTCTGATAATCCTTTCTTTCATAGGTATACATGAAGAAGAGTCTGGAGGAAAGAACACTAATTTGACAGACTTCAGGTTCTTTACTTCTGTGTGAGCTGGGAGAGAATCAACAAGAACCACCACTCGGCGCTGCTGTGCTTGAAATCTGTCATCAAGTTTATGCATCCACTGTTCAAAGATTCCTGAAGTCATGCACACCCTATCATTTGCTTCATAATCCACTGGCAGCAATTTCACATCTTTGAAAGAGCGTGGGCTTTTGTTCTTTCCTATAACAAGCAGTGGGAGTTTCTCAGAGCCATCCGTATTTGTACCCACCACTACAGTGATCCTCTCTTTGCTTTGTTTACCTACAGAACAAGTTTCCCCTTTAAATGCAAACGTGTTATGTGGTAACATCTGATACAACAGCCCAGTCTCCTGtatataaaacacatttttcgGCTGATAATCATTTAAATAATAAGGAAGCACATTTTGGTACCAAAGAGTTGGAGCATCCGCTGTAGCAGTAGCAGCTGCTTCGACAGGCTGAGCTCTGAAAACTAAACCATACCTCGACTTGAAACGATCGAGCCAGCCATTGCTGCATTTAAAATCACTGTGTCCAAGCTTCTGGGCAAAATCATTCGCCTTGAGGCGCAACATAGGGCCATTGACCGGCACATTCAAGCACTGTGCAATTCTGTACCACTTCATCAGTGCCTCCTCCAGGTCGGCATAAAAAGCAGTcctcagtcttttccttttaggATCAAACCGTAAAGTTTCAAAGGCTTCCAAAACTTTTTCCTTATTCTTCATAATCGAAGACAGGGAATTCCTCTTGATGCCATACTTGGCTGCAATGTCCGCCTTTTTCTTGCCGCTCTCCACAGCGCT from Aphelocoma coerulescens isolate FSJ_1873_10779 chromosome 4, UR_Acoe_1.0, whole genome shotgun sequence encodes the following:
- the TIGD4 gene encoding tigger transposable element-derived protein 4, producing MATTASTAREAAPAPPSAVPVRSGRRLGGQPGAAEQERACPAAGADERAWETLLGAMAEALPEPSVRRKKSISIEEKIDIISAVESGKKKADIAAKYGIKRNSLSSIMKNKEKVLEAFETLRFDPKRKRLRTAFYADLEEALMKWYRIAQCLNVPVNGPMLRLKANDFAQKLGHSDFKCSNGWLDRFKSRYGLVFRAQPVEAAATATADAPTLWYQNVLPYYLNDYQPKNVFYIQETGLLYQMLPHNTFAFKGETCSVGKQSKERITVVVGTNTDGSEKLPLLVIGKNKSPRSFKDVKLLPVDYEANDRVCMTSGIFEQWMHKLDDRFQAQQRRVVVLVDSLPAHTEVKNLKSVKLVFFPPDSSSCIPMKERIIRSLKVKYRHCLIKRFIDCVESNKEFMLTLLDAIEMLYLCWREVTPETIVKSYNGATFKLETETNDKDKEVESDFDLIAYARAAGVEFPEGLSLEEYAALDDCLVTYEVPTNNERMCAKESASDKAETFVGDEDEDEGDRLQGAEQPLPSKNEALSALDTLRNFLRSQDTDDSLYDSLADLENFIQHVACE